The genomic window tcgtcccccccccgctcgcggacttctctctactcaggttaaagaaaccgcagcagctgtctatagtattgagtgtccactagaatagaaataaaagcgttctaacatctcacctgcttgtttttattaaggtatgtacacgtatgtacatatacactatttttattaatagaggtttcactactgaggttaaaaatgatatataagtcacttagatcacttctaaatgttaatgtttggttcatttcagtgttttatttgttcctgagtaaaccggtttggctgtgattaaagttaagcttcataacatgttactcacagttaaattaggaggggacggcagtaaaaactccggacctgtgacatcatcacgtacgcaggtgttccgactgtacaaatcacaggtccgtgctcgcgtacttgagaattgagaaacatcccacgagtccgtgctcgcgttctcggcaggtacgtactcccgtgcatTCTCGGCGGGTAcatactcaccgagaacgcgagtacgtactcgcgtacttgggcattgataaacggccaagctctcctctgtctgcagcaggcagcagcttctcccccctcgctcacatgGGTGCGGTGCTCAGTCGCCTAGTGCCTGAGCACCGCGGGGAATTTACGACGGTGCACTATGTGCTTCGAATATTGTGGGcctttctcaatatgcgtacttgtgcgtacttgcgttctcgtgtactcgtgatacgtcatcagtcggagaccaagtactgttccaattcgaagtacgcatcaagccgagaacgcgaaaaagtcccgaatgtgttctcgctccgcccgttttatcgagcatgcatcgatggtgacttgtgtggacttggtacagctaaatatcctagaatgcatttcgtccaaaactcaacagcggactcccggcacatcgttttcaacccccccgctcgtggtcttctcactactcgggttaaagaaaccccagcagctgtctatagtattgagtgtccactaaaataaaaaataaaagcgttctaacatctcacctgctaaacactaaatcctccttctcttgtgctgttttgtagcagtgtatacacctgagactgtcacctgtctgtctgtcctgcactctctctctctttttctttctctctgattgtggaataaaagtatgaacatgtatttataagttacacttgtgtttaaatcctgcagcttatcacacatttgatttccatgtgtgacaactgcaagtgtccagagtgaggacagactgagggacccactgctgcacatcatctgtgaggctttgcacccctgatgatccaccaggacaaactcagcagtgtgtgaggaagaggaggaagagccagcagcagctgacagatggagagaatagacagactgttccatgtttgtgaaggactgctagacaagtttaaaataactgtctgtcctgaatcagccttattaggtaatgttcaaataatgttatcattccagtgttttcagtgtgggagaaagtactcagggccttcaagttacacactatgaaaggcagcaacaagtttaatattcagaaacctaaagtatgtatcagcagcagaatggagctaaaaataaatgtttgtttcagttctatgaagctttgagtattttggattagtagtactgctgtgtttgttgcatcatattgctgtaattgtttatatgctttatatattctgaggtcagttgatctatagtgttacatcatattctataaggatgttatgtgtttgtatactttctgcccagtttgacccatttagcagaagtcagcctgtttaaggctctgatatctattctgtatgacttaaagcagttatgacatggtctgattttctcacccaataaaggaatatttaatatatcagtctactcttcattctatcagaaacagtttccacagctcgtacattttctttttacacatatatgtaagcattgagccatatttagtaatgccaacatattaaaagaacaatatttgtctcttatataaaatatatctacatatacactgtcacagatacttgtctttgagtgaagatttaaggtgataggacatataaacaactgcaacttgaatctttactgaagctcagtattagacacagagttcactcacatgaatttcactcacatgtgctgtaccagtgtacctgcacatgtgatgtgacaatagaagtgatttgatttgagagttcaaactcgctgctgtaataacttataatgattaatataataactataatattggccatctcatatttacactgactttagtctcatgaacatcattaactaattgttatttactagctaatcttaaaatgactgttcagtacagaaatgaagctcaacaatcatattttacagtcctgtggtctcaggctcagatacttattaaatcacacaaagctcatgtagaaacaaacaaacgaacaaaatatgttctccttcatttctgtcaaccacacgtttccagctatcatggttgctaggcaacctgggcagcgcgatggaggctagaccgtcccatttcacaagcctcgcacttccggccttagcggtctttgagtacacggcccttgaggaccgttgaggctgcgtactttaaggctgcagaccctgaattgggatacagccaatagctgtgtcccaattaaGAGTGGGATTTTTAATGTTAGCATTTtgagtgcgattacgtcaccgccacgcgacgatggctgtcccaattcaaagtgtacttcaaatgcatactccgaatgcgccgtcgatttccccaaatatcaagcgtggtccggtgcacgctttgtggtcccatatatcccacaatccatagcgtggcggtgggtgtggataattttgcctcAAAATATGGCAGAAGGGAGTAAATCTTCAAAAGTCACAGGGCCGAGCTAGATGGCGGCGTGAAGAGGAGTGTTTTTTCGAGCTCTCAGCACTAGAAAGATATAAAGCAGTTTTATAGCACATATTTGACATCTTTCTAGCTTTCAAGACTTTTTTAAAGATCAGCGCACTAAACCTGCTaaatctgaaaccaaatttaATAACAACAACATGTCGAAATCTGCTCAGAAAAGGCTGAGTAACTCGGGCAAACCACATGCAAGTCCTACTATCAATGATGTTAGTTTTTGGTGATCTCAATGGGGAAATTCAATATGGTTATCTCATGGAACTGAACGATCAGCAGGGGTATTGTCaagagtttattttttaataagacattcttcaggctgaataaagacactcaaacAGTTAGAATGTAATAACAGCAACGTGCACGGGTGAGAACTCTGACGAGACTCACCCCGAGTGCAGGCGATGGCTCTTTATTTATAGTTTACATCGTGTATGCAAATACGtcacatttcctcttttacaaattcctttaaaccaacagttgtatatgtgtgtgtgtgtctgcttcttTCTAAAAGACGTGGCGCTGACTTAATCTTTTGTGGTTAGGGAGTCGCGCATCTGTTTTCCTGTTGTGGTTTAGGTGCCTCATCCATTTTCTATTGTAGTCTGGGTGACCCGCATCTGTTTCCTGCTTAAACTATTTGTATTGCAGAGTTCACTGTCGGGTTGCATGACAATGGAGCAATACATCGAATCTTGTGACATGGGGAAGTACAGCAAATTCTGTGAAATATATAAACACTTTACAATATGCTTGAATattaaaagataataaaacaaagaataaaacacataaaaaacatagAATCTcataacattccctcctgttgttaatATATTTCACTCATACTTCATAGGCTTCAGTAGACAATCACTTGTTTGCACATTTTCAATTGCTACGTCATGTTAAGTACAAGAAATTCTTACAcacagtcttcttcttcttcagttgcTATGGGACTATAAGCTTGTGCCAGGAAGATTCCGGTTGCAGTGTCTTTAGCAACTTTCTTAATCAAAGCTTTGAAACATGGTACAATACAACAAACAATAATGGCCAACATCACTAGAATACTGCATAAAATGGCTGCTAATACTTTGATTGTGTCTGCCCATCCCCCAAACATGTTCTGGAAAGCCTCGTCTAGTCCTGACCATGTTCCTGCGTTTTCCTTCAGTTCAACTTGTAAATCTTGTAACATTTTCATAGTTTGTTCAAAGGAGCCTCCTGGGGCTGTATTGTTGGGGATGAATGTACAACACATATCTCCAAACATAGCACAGACACCCCCACGTTCAGCTAAAAGCATGTCCAGTGCCATTCTATTTTGGACAGTCATGAGTGAGGTGGCAGACAGTTGTTCTCCTAGAAGTTTCAATGCTTGGTTGGTCAGGTTGAGGTGGCGTTGTTGGTTGTAATAAACATAATTTATCCAAGCTACGTTTTTGTTTACTTGGATAATTGGAAGTAGAGAGGCAAACCCTGCGGCCACTTCACTTTGGGCCTTATATTCTCTTGGTATTCCTCTGGGCACTCCTATTGCGTCGATCCATGCCTTATTGCCTGAGTCTTCCACTAGGCTCCGGCGTGAGCACGGGGAAGCGTGGGTATGTGTTTTTGGGATTTGGATTAATATTTCCTGGGCTAAGGTTACTATGCCACAGATTCCTGTCCAGTTAGCAGGCAGCCTTTGCTTAAGGGTGCCATTGCACAGCCACAATAGGCCAGGAATTGGTCTCGTCAGTTTTGGCACTAGTATACTTTTTATAGCTCTGCCCCAACGGCTGTCATTGCGCGTGTTGTTCGGCGCGCGCAGGTAAATAGAAGACCCCTTGTATATCTTTGGACCTAATATTGAACATACGGTTTCGTTTTTACAGTTACGCCAGTTTGAGTATTCATTACCATACCCAACCACGGACCATATTTCACTACAATGTGTTGTGTCAGTATTGAAATGACGTGTCTTATTTGGATAAACAAAAGATACACCCTGCTTTTCTGGGACTCTAAGTCTCCATAGGCAGACCATGGTCATGTTATGGGCTAGTTCGGGCGGTGTGACCGGAAGTGTTATTAAGTTCTTTATTGGTTCTTTTGGAGCACATGCACGCAGACTTGTATTCATTACTGTTTCTAGAGTTTGTAGTAGGTTTACAAGGAATGCCCTTTCAGTTTTGTTATGGGGTACATAATTATGCATTAATAGACAATCAAGCGGATGTACCTGTGTCATATTAGCTCCGCTATTACCTATAGTTGCTGACCAGGCTCCCCACCCCACCCCGTATCCGTCTGTTAATGAACCATTTGGGATAGGGTAGCCGACTATCTTTAATTTTGGGCGAGCTTCTGCACACACCACACAATTTATTCTATTGGCATCAGTAGCTGATGCATTAAGTTGATCATACCATGAGTTACCTTTTGGGGGTTGTAGGTGTGATTTCGTGGAGCGTTTTTCACGACTTactgtctgtttttgtgtcCGTTCATTACATGGGTCTGAGTCATTTGTTGTGGGCGAGTAACCTTTTGGACAATATGGATTACAGGGGTCATTTGTGCAGGCAAAATTCATGCTTACTATGGCTACTGCAAGAAACATCGAAATTACAAAAAGGAAGCATAATGTTATGATTGTCATTAATTGGCATTCCTCTGACCAGCATCGTCGTCGAGTCCTGTTGGAGACTGGGTCCTCTCCATCTGAAATGTCTGAATGTTCATTTTGCACATCTGTGTCAGGCATTGTTTATAAGTGTCTGC from Oreochromis niloticus isolate F11D_XX unplaced genomic scaffold, O_niloticus_UMD_NMBU tig00002982_pilon, whole genome shotgun sequence includes these protein-coding regions:
- the LOC112845087 gene encoding uncharacterized protein LOC112845087, which translates into the protein MCKMNIQTFQMERTQSPTGLDDDAGYSPTTNDSDPCNERTQKQTVSREKRSTKSHLQPPKGNSWYDQLNASATDANRINCVVCAEARPKLKIVGYPIPNGSLTDGYGVGWGAWSATIGNSGANMTQVHPLDCLLMHNYVPHNKTERAFLVNLLQTLETVMNTSLRACAPKEPIKNLITLPVTPPELAHNMTMVCLWRLRVPEKQGVSFVYPNKTRHFNTDTTHCSEIWSVVGYGNEYSNWRNCKNETVCSILGPKIYKGSSIYLRAPNNTRNDSRWGRAIKSILVPKLTRPIPGLLWLCNGTLKQRLPANWTGICGIVTLAQEILIQIPKTHTHASPCSRRSLVEDSGNKAWIDAIGVPRGIPREYKAQSEVAAGFASLLPIIQVNKNVAWINYVYYNQQRHLNLTNQALKLLGEQLSATSLMTVQNRMALDMLLAERGGVCAMFGDMCCTFIPNNTAPGGSFEQTMKMLQDLQVELKENAGTWSGLDEAFQNMFGGWADTIKVLAAILCSILVMLAIIVCCIVPCFKALIKKVAKDTATGIFLAQAYSPIATEEEEDCV